In Nocardioides sp., the following proteins share a genomic window:
- a CDS encoding ComEC/Rec2 family competence protein, whose amino-acid sequence MLTVTARTTLAEGTDALDLRLLVPAGAAWAAALVATTAPGRVTTVLGVLVVVAVAVAVRHCSAPRAWLALGSAVLALAVLAIGGLQKSQLARDPLSGLADATTTVQIHGVVVSDPRVRSGRFADYAMLHLRVEQVAGRGNAHRVRARVLVLGDPGWREVPLGTRVAFRGIATPADDSELAGVIRARGSPQVLEEADVWWRAAAAVRSALRASVAHRPADQRALVPALVVGDDAGMAPDLEDDFRTTGLTHLTAVSGTNLTLLVGFLIVGGRWLGVRGRGVYALALIGIGGFLLLARTEPSVVRAAAMGSVALIGLGSNGRSRGTRALGAAVIALLLLDPDMSRSVGFVLSVLATGGILLLGPACRDALNGWLPRWLAEAIAIPLAAQLACTPVVAAISGQVSLVAVAANLAVAPVVGPVTVLGLLGGLAGMIWAPAGALFGTLAAICAGWIVRVAEIGARLPGAAVTWDSGAWSVGALTLLCLLMAGFAPTVLRRRRAALAFGLLSALVLFARPPSPGWPPDDWVLIACDVGQGDALVLNAGHGRGVLVDAGPDPAAVDRCLGRAGIRSVPRILLTHDHADHVDGLPGVIEGRTSGSVQRAYGPPERLGDLTWQPVWPADPRALLGLEGSAANNASVVWLVEKRGVRILLTGDIEPAAQARLARLLPGLQVDVLKVPHHGSRYQDLDFLTSLGAGVAVVSVGADNDYGHPAPQTLAALEATGARVLRTDLEGDVAIIPEEGAISVLTSR is encoded by the coding sequence GTGCTGACCGTCACGGCACGCACGACGCTGGCCGAGGGAACCGATGCGCTCGATCTGCGACTCCTGGTGCCGGCCGGGGCTGCCTGGGCCGCGGCTTTGGTGGCGACGACGGCGCCGGGCAGGGTCACCACCGTCCTGGGGGTCCTGGTCGTGGTTGCCGTGGCCGTCGCCGTGCGGCACTGCAGCGCGCCTCGCGCCTGGCTCGCCCTCGGCTCGGCGGTCCTGGCTCTCGCCGTGCTCGCTATCGGAGGCTTGCAGAAGTCCCAGCTCGCGCGCGATCCGCTGTCGGGTCTGGCCGATGCCACGACGACCGTGCAGATTCACGGAGTCGTTGTCTCGGATCCCAGGGTGCGCAGTGGGAGGTTCGCCGACTACGCGATGCTGCACCTTCGCGTGGAGCAGGTGGCGGGGCGCGGGAATGCCCACCGAGTGCGGGCTCGGGTGCTGGTCCTGGGCGACCCGGGATGGCGCGAGGTCCCGCTCGGCACCCGGGTGGCGTTTCGGGGGATCGCCACGCCCGCCGATGATTCCGAGTTGGCGGGCGTCATCCGGGCACGAGGTTCGCCGCAGGTCTTAGAGGAGGCGGACGTCTGGTGGCGGGCAGCTGCCGCCGTACGCTCCGCGTTGCGCGCCAGCGTCGCCCATCGCCCTGCCGATCAACGTGCGCTGGTCCCGGCGCTGGTGGTGGGTGACGACGCCGGCATGGCCCCTGACCTGGAAGACGACTTCCGGACGACCGGCCTGACTCACCTGACGGCGGTGTCCGGAACCAATCTGACCCTTCTGGTGGGTTTCCTGATTGTGGGCGGGCGATGGCTGGGGGTGCGCGGTCGCGGTGTGTACGCGCTCGCGCTGATCGGGATCGGCGGTTTCCTGCTGCTGGCGCGCACCGAACCCAGCGTCGTACGCGCTGCAGCCATGGGCTCGGTGGCCTTGATCGGACTGGGCAGCAACGGGCGCAGTCGGGGCACCCGCGCGCTCGGCGCGGCGGTGATCGCGCTGCTCCTGCTCGATCCCGACATGTCGCGCTCAGTGGGCTTCGTGCTCTCGGTGTTGGCGACCGGGGGCATCCTGCTGCTCGGCCCTGCATGTCGCGATGCGCTGAACGGGTGGCTGCCCAGATGGCTTGCGGAGGCGATCGCGATTCCGCTCGCCGCGCAACTGGCCTGCACCCCGGTCGTGGCCGCGATCTCCGGTCAGGTCAGCCTCGTGGCGGTCGCCGCCAACCTGGCCGTGGCGCCGGTGGTCGGTCCGGTCACGGTGTTGGGGCTCCTCGGAGGTCTGGCCGGGATGATCTGGGCTCCGGCGGGCGCACTGTTCGGGACGCTGGCCGCGATCTGCGCGGGGTGGATCGTGCGCGTCGCCGAGATAGGCGCCCGGTTGCCTGGGGCAGCGGTCACCTGGGACAGCGGCGCCTGGTCGGTGGGGGCGCTGACCCTGCTGTGCCTGCTGATGGCCGGCTTCGCTCCGACCGTGCTGCGGCGTCGCCGCGCTGCGTTGGCGTTCGGTCTGCTGTCCGCCTTGGTGTTGTTCGCACGACCGCCGTCGCCAGGATGGCCTCCCGACGATTGGGTGTTGATCGCCTGCGACGTTGGGCAAGGCGACGCGCTCGTCTTGAACGCGGGACACGGTCGAGGTGTCCTGGTCGATGCGGGACCGGACCCGGCAGCCGTCGACCGCTGCCTGGGGCGCGCCGGGATCCGGTCGGTGCCCCGGATCCTGCTCACCCACGATCACGCGGACCATGTCGACGGGCTGCCCGGGGTCATCGAGGGCCGGACGTCCGGGTCGGTCCAGCGCGCGTACGGACCTCCCGAGCGACTCGGCGACCTGACCTGGCAGCCGGTGTGGCCCGCGGACCCGCGTGCGCTGCTCGGGTTGGAAGGCAGCGCCGCCAACAACGCCAGCGTCGTCTGGCTGGTGGAGAAGAGGGGCGTACGCATCCTGTTGACCGGTGACATCGAGCCCGCGGCCCAGGCGCGCCTGGCGCGGCTTCTGCCCGGCCTCCAGGTCGACGTGCTGAAGGTGCCTCACCACGGCAGTCGATATCAGGATCTGGATTTCCTCACCTCGCTCGGCGCCGGCGTCGCGGTGGTGTCGGTCGGCGCCGACAACGACTACGGCCACCCCGCGCCGCAGACGCTGGCTGCCCTTGAGGCCACTGGGGCCCGCGTGCTGCGTACGGACCTTGAGGGCGACGTCGCGATCATCCCCGAGGAAGGAGCGATAAGCGTGCTGACCTCGCGCTGA